The window TATAGGTCAACCATTATTTTTCTTTTCACATGGAGTGATCCGCCTGATCGCTGTGGGTGAGGGTTTGAAGGATCACTTCCATTAGTGTAGGGCAGCGTTCCAAATTATACCACGTAGTTTAGGttttccttttttttatatatattactagGCCTGCTTGCCATATTTTACGTATTGGGCCTGTGTGTCCCTAGCACTCTTACATTTAATGTTTTCTTTTCACACTATTGTAACTTAGTGCAACATTAATGAAATTTCTTTTGCTAAAGTTATTGTTTCAAGTCTTTATTACTCTTAACAAATATCGTAATTGTGATGCATACATACAATTTCATACTTTGTTTATACTCAAAGTTTAATAAAATTAACCGACACCAAACCATTTTACACATAGCCAGCACTTTTCATTGCATTACTAAGTAAAGTACTTAGAGTCTTCCAAGTGAACCAACACTTAGGTTAGTGGGCAAGCTACCCCAATACAtgtcgtttatagtcatgacttacaGTCTTCTAGTATGCGAGAGTGTGTTGGTCTAGACAAACCAATGTCTGTTACTCACCCTAAAATCTAGCCTTGTCACCAAACAGGCTTATGCCACGCGGGAGCTAGAGATAATCCCTTAAAAGGCAGGATGCACGTAACTGCTATCAAAATGTGCATTGAAACATAACCAAACGTTTCCATACAGAAATTAAATTTTTTcatgacaaaataaataaaatccaaAAGTCATAACCAAATGACAAACCATTACAACCAAAAAGAAATACTAATTGTCTTCGGAAAGAAAGCAACATTTTAAGTAAACTAAAAAATGTAAGTGCTCATAGTGCAGGGTGATCAATCCATTGTGCTGCAGCCTGAAAATTATATATAGTATCTTTTCAAAGTGGTTGCATGCCAAGTATGAGGTACTCGTTCTCCAGTTATTTCAGCTAGGATATAAGATCCTGTAGCACTTATGCCAACTATTTCATAGGAACCCTCCCAATTGGGCCCAAGCTTTCCAGTATTCTCTGCTCAGCTTGCCTCATTATTTCGCCATACATACTCTTCTACTTTGAATGACAATGGCTTGAAGCGCTTATCATAATACTTAGAGATTTTATGCTTATTCACGGCCTCTCGTATAGCTGTAATTTCTTTACGTTCCTTTAGCATATCTAGGTTAGATGGTAAGCCTTCACTATTGCTTGACTCATCAAAGCTTCGAACTCTATTTGTGGGAACCAATATTTCTGCAGGGATAATAGCTTCAGTCCCATAAACCAAGATGAAAGGAGTTTCACCTGTGCTGTTCTTATGAATAGTTTGATGCGCCCACAATACACTTGGGAGATCATCGACCCATTCCTTTCCATATAAGCCCAAACGTTCCTTTATCCCCTTTACAATATCCCAATTGGTTACTTTACATTGCCCATTCGCCTGAGGGTGTGCGACTGAAGTGAAAGATTGCTTACTGTTCAGGTCTTGACACCAGGACCGGAATGGTTCTCCTTCGAATTGGGTTCTGTTCTCGCTGAAAATTTCATTGGGAATACCATAACTGCACACAATATCTTCCCAAAAGAAGTTGCGAATGCGCCTGCTAGTAATTGTTACCAATGCCTTCGCCTCCACCCATTTAGTGAAGTAAtcaattgctaccaccaagaaTTTGATTCCCCCTGAGTAAACAATGATTGCATTATTACTATGAAAGCGGGTAATTAGCAAAGTATTATTCAGATAAATTATTCCACGCGTACCTGAGCACGCTGTAATTGGGCCGACAATGTCGATGGCCCACTTAAAGAATGGTCAAGCTACAGTTATTGGTATCATATGATGTTGCGGTGCTCTGTTGATGGGTGCGTGTTGTTAACATAATTGACATGTTCTCACGACCTCAGCTGCATCTTTGTGAATGGTGGGCCAGTAATACCCGATGCACATAACCTTTGCAGCTATAGTC of the Rutidosis leptorrhynchoides isolate AG116_Rl617_1_P2 chromosome 5, CSIRO_AGI_Rlap_v1, whole genome shotgun sequence genome contains:
- the LOC139849434 gene encoding uncharacterized protein, producing MELVAQRVQVQGLRIAQQLGIKCLDAYGELQLVANQVNGLFESHDASMQSYLELVQKMIEEFDVFRLTQVPRGQNKKADVLSKLAALAFNHLRKNVWVEELTKKSIDEKSTVAPIEEESPNWMTPKLKFLVEGMLPIDEKEARKVRMKTPMYTLVDGALYRTSFLGPRLLSAKVMCIGYYWPTIHKDAAEWAIDIVGPITACSGGIKFLVVAIDYFTKWVEAKALVTITSRRIRNFFWEDIVCSYGIPNEIFSENRTQFEGEPFRSWCQDLNSKQSFTSVAHPQANGQCKVTNWDIVKGIKERLGLYGKEWVDDLPSVLWAHQTIHKNSTGETPFILVYGTEAIIPAEILVPTNRVRSFDESSNSEGLPSNLDMLKERKEITAIREAVNKHKISKYYDKRFKPLSFKVEEYVWRNNEAS